The Theobroma cacao cultivar B97-61/B2 chromosome 2, Criollo_cocoa_genome_V2, whole genome shotgun sequence genome includes the window AGAACCAAGGAGCCATGGAGATTCAGAGAACCATTGCCCAACATGGCTGGACGTTTTACTCATGCTACcaagaacaaaacaaaaactccTATGATCATACGTCATATCAAATTTCCCATTGAAATTGAATGCCCCCAGCCCCCTCTTTAAGTTTTCAACAACAAGTTTTATTGGATTATAGAATTTTGGGGATCCTGGTGAAACTGATAAAAAGCTGTCCACATATTGGGATCTCATTCCAAAAGGCTAGACTTCACTCAAGTAAAAGTAAAAGGCTATACATCACGTATTGGGATCAAATTCCAAAATCTTATCgaaatggagaaaatgaaatgattaacAGATCAAAACAGATTTTCTTAATGTACAAATATCAAGGTCTCGAATAGATTCAATAAAATTGGAGTTTACTGATTGATGATAAAGTAAGAGGCTTACAATAAAGAACTTCTTGCTTCAATTTAAGTGCCGAAAAGGAATATCGCCATCGTTTAAGCGATTTACATATTTCATCCTTGATGGGCTTTGTAATATCCTGCAAATGATAATGTCACATGTATAACCACAAGtacttaatttccttttagatatttaatacACGGTCCACCctttaaataaaaagggaCCATCTACCATGTCTTTGTGAAGCACTacaatttttcctttctcaatcactttagaaagaaaaaaaaacaatccAAATAGATTATAAAAgcacatacacacacacacacataaacACCCCAAAACAGAAAATCAAGCCAGAAGTCCAAGCCTATGCATATATGAATAAAAGTCAACACTAAGACACACACAGacacatacatacatatattgAGTACGTATATGCAGAACTTGTCAAGATGTATCACCTGATGGAAACCAGATATCAACTTCAACGAAAAGCTCTCATAACACCTACATGTTAAAGAACCATTAGTGGGGAGTTGCATCTGTccaaaaagaataagaaataGTAAGAGCCATGATTTACCAATTCTCTAGCACTTGAGCAGGGATCTCCACAAAGTCAGGATCAACGCGCAGCCCAGAAAATCTAGCAAATGATGCACGATTGCATAGATGTTGCACCTAAATGCTCATAAAGAGTGAAATCCATATTATCTACCAATGACATCAAAGTAAATAACACACAATCTACTTAAATTTTACCACAAAAGCATTTACTATTAGCCAATATATTAAAGAAATCATAAATGATAAAACCAAGGAGATAATTTAAACATACCACATGGCCAAACTCATGGAAAAGACTGACCACTTCAGAGAACCTTAGCAAGCCCGGAATGCCACTGCTGTCCTTCTGAAGTTGAGAAATCAGCAATGCCACTGGAATCTGGTAGAGAaaagcaaggaaaaaaaactaatatcAGTCTCTGGTTTTCAAGATAATGGACATAGCATATCTCAGTAAGATTTGAGCAAATTTACTCTACTTAGATGCTCAAAGAAGACAGCAAGAAAACATTTTATATGTTTAGCCATTTAGAGACTGGCAGCACAATGATTATGTCATGTCAATTACCTGTCGTGCACCACTGAATGCTACTGAACCATTTTGAAGAGCAACCACACAAGTCTGACCATATTTCCCTTCCCTGTTCCACAATGAGAGCCCATTTCTTTCTAACTAGAGCAAGgaatacaaaaacaaataaagaagTAAACTCAAAGTAATGTGTGAACCTTGTGAACACATCAAGGTAGAAGTAACCAAAAAGTTCACCAGATCTCAAgtcaaaaacagaaaaaactCGAACATCGCCATTCCAGACATCAGCATCTGCGATTTCCTCAAACCTTAAACCTGCAGGAAGTGGACAGAGCATATGATACATGCCATCACATAGAGATGAACATTCACCATGGCTGCATAACTCATATGCACGTTTTTATGACTTACCAAAAAGatcttgaaatattttgaaaattccaGAAAGAACCAAATTGACAGGAAAGTACTGTTTGAGAGCTCCAAGGTCCATATCAAATTCCTGTTGTTCAACCTTCTTTACATAGTACAACAGATCTTCAACTCCGAATGGAAGCTCTCCTTCCTCTTGCTTCTGATCACACAACAAAAGCAAATAAAACATctatttgaaagaaaaaaaaaggattcaGAAAATGGAAATTATGTTCTGACCTTTAACTCTTTCAACACAGCCAACTCTTTATTGGCCAAGTCTGATAAACTGGAGGAAATGTCCTCTAAGAATTCCAATACCTGACCACATTTGCAAAGTCCTAAGAACAATATTACATTCATTAATGAAGCATTGAGAAATAATACACAAACTAGATGCATCTTTGAAATACATTTTGTATTGGTGTTTTTATACAATTGCTAGGTTCCACAAAGCACAACCCCAGAACTCATTCTTATCTACGTTTCTAATGTCTCAAGAATGAGGCAACTCATGCATGATAACTTGTTGAATTTCCAAACTTAAATCcaaaagagaggaaaggaagtaGCGATCATTCACAATTAGCAGAAACCTGCCACTACAACATAATATTTCTGTTTAAGTAAGTGAGCAAGTTGTACATAGTTCATTTCATATCACTCAGGAAATGAATTGTTAAGATCTTAATTTCAGGAGTTATCACATAAAGCAACAAATCCTTTACGATAGATGACAGGCTAAGAGGCAGCCAGCAAATTCTCATTAATCTCAAGGCAATTGCATCTGGGTCAACCTAgtcaataaaaaagaaatctaACAACAAAAGTTCATTGCGGTTcatgaaaaaggagaaagaagagaatGGGAGAGGGAAAGAGGTGGTAATATTTCAGTAACTTTAATTCATAAAAGACTGCATAccttttataaataaaaaaccatTAAAAGAAGGTGAAAGCTGAAAGACatgaaaattacgatttttcaTTCATGCAGCAAATTAGATACAAATATTcccaagaaaataaagataCTATGCAAACCTTCGAGGACGTCTTAGccattctaagattcaatgCGTAGTCTGCGTAGTTTGAATAGCCAAGTAAACGAGCAAATTTATGACGCACTTGAACCTTATcagaagagagaaaagttaaaatttattgGTTCTCTTATACTCCAACACACTTTAATAAGAAATGGAAATAGATAGCAATGCAAACTCAAGGCTCAATTGAAAATCAGTGTATAGATCCACATGACTAAGAACATTGCAGATATGGAAACTAAAGATAAAAGAGTTCTTTACAGTCTATAAGATAGTTTTTATTTAGTGAAGTCACACACACTGCAATAATATGAACACCCTAAAGTTGCTGATAAGTTAAAACAGCCGTTTATCAAGACATCAGTAACCAAGAAGTTGTCACCAAAAAAGccataacattttaatttttataatttttatgtcATAACAACATGATTTTCTCTtgataaaaacttaatttacaaaaacccccacgtgaatatGTTGATCTGACAGTTTCCCCTCTATCATGGCATAAATAGCAAGAGAAGTATTATGAATGGAACATAATAACTATAGCAAATGAAAAAGTTCAGCAAAACCGCCCCTGCCCCCCCCTCCTACCTTGTTGGGTGGGTTTTAGAGGGCATAAATGACATGTTAAAAGGAGGGTTAGTAACTTATGCCTATACAAAAGTATTAACAATTTCAGATCAACAAAGTCAATTCACTTTCCAAATTGTTGAATATAGGCTATGTGAACATAGCCCTTGGTTTTAATTTGGAATATCATTTCACTCCAAGCCTAAGAATGAGGATGTTTTATGTGCCGATTTCTCTTTCCTATGTAAacaatttttcaaagaaaaaacagGGGAATGCAATATTTACCAAATCTTCCAAGACAGAAAGATTGACTTTTGCACATCTCTTTCCGTATGCCATAGCTACCGTCCTTCTTGTTCTTCCTACCTGCAAAGGCTCAGAATGAAAATAGGAAACTCCACAATAGTCATTCTCATATTTCACGCAATACcgcaaaaatacaaatcaaaGAAAACCGCACTAGATTTCCAATCCAAAGCCAAAACAAAGACAAATATATAGAACAAAATTTATCCTAGTTGAGCAGCTGTCACAATCATGCACATGATAAGGCAATGCATTTGACACATTCACCATTGCGGTGGTAACATGCACTTAATTTACAATTGCTGGATTTTATTGTCATGCTACTTCGGCATTATCAGATATCTTTTAAAACCtgtaataagaaaataaatcagGATTCCTTAAGCATTCTGCACTTCCAAAATACATAATTGATCACAAGTTTTACAATCTCATAATTCATCTTATAAGTTAGTTCAAAAGTGGTTGCCAACAGCAAGGATACTGCCATTGTCAACAATATTGCCAGTACAACATTAATCAACTTGGATAATCATACCTTGCAGAGCTCCATTACCACTGCAACATGATGACTTTTCAATGTGACTTTGAACAtcccattttccattttttctaAAGTCTGCAAAAGAAGCAGAACCAAACAAAATTTATTACAaagtttatattaaaatttttaaacaatgTATAGCTGAGTCATTCAAAGAAAAGTCCATCATGATGGGATGCGGATTTCCAGGATTAAAACTTTACATATGTTCATAATTTGAACATCCATGCAAGTAAGCAGCACTATACATAGGTCTGTTTCAAAAATGGGAGAGCTTTGCTCTTTGGGCTTCTATGGTGCAGTAcctatgaatcatattatgcaATTTTCTATTGATTGATAtttgaaatctttattttaaagGCATATGTTCTTTGAATTCCACTACACCCAATGGCCAAGATATGAATAGGGTACATTTTAAATTATCACCATAGGAAAATTTATCACCAGCAAACAAGCACAAATCAGATACAAAAATCAATGTACATTTGGAATTTTTTGTTCAAAGGAGACAGATATAGAGTCAGAATTTCCACATATAAACTAATGAAGCAACAACATAAGAGAGTAAATGAACATAAAGAATATATAGAACCTTGAGGAACTCTGTTGATAATCCAGCTAGCTCATTCTCATGGAACAAAAGAGAAGTGGTATCATCATTCAAATTCTGAACATATTGCAAACTTAGCTCATCAATTTGAGCTCTCAAGCGTTGCACTTCTTCTGTTTTTGTTGCTGTAAGATTCAATCCATTCCGTTCAAAGTCTCTGATCTGTCACTGGTCAGAAAGGAATCAATAATAGGACTGAACAACTTACCCACAAAGTAAATATTCAGAAGATCAAAAACATTGAAAACATTAGTGTTTCTAAGCACAGAACATTGAATTATATATCCTCATCAGGATATTCCTTCTTATAAAACTAAAGTTACCATTTTCACTTCTGAGCAGGGGATTAGCTACAAACATTGAACCTGATGTCACAATACACATAACAACCATGagaaattgtaaatattttccTTACCAAGCACTGAACATAGCGTTTTGCTTCTGGACCCATCCATTCCCCTTTTGCAGCGAAAGCTTTAGCAACACGGTATACATCTTCCCGCTTACTAATCAGCACCTCATAAATATAGTACAATATTCAATTACAGGCTCAGTAAACAAATTGCAAAGTAGAACTTTCATATCTACAACCACTTACAAAGGCATAATCAATAGTTCAATCAATAATTTAGATTCAAAAAATTGTTACCAACTAAATGAAAGTAACTACAAAGTAAATGTATCTTGATTCTAATACAAGTcataaacaaaattgaatGAAACCTGCATGAGGAGACTTGGGCATCTATTTTCTTCTCGGCTTCAGCGCTTGCTTTACGCAATTTATCGAAAGGAGAAACCAACTTTGGAACCACGCATGATTGCACCAATGGAAACTGCTGTGCCTCCAATTCTGCCAGCGGTAATATAACATTCTTATACGTAACCTGAggattttttaaaacaacatAAACAGATAAGAATTTCCGTATTTCAAATGTCATAATAGGCCAAAAAAAGGtactgaaaagaaaaaaccttaTCGAGCGGAACTGAAGCAACAGCATCATGAACTTCCTTTGATTTTGCAATGATTCGGTCAGCTAACTTTAGAATCTCACTCGCCGACAAATTAACTCGAACATTACATCCCGGAAgatctaaaattaaataaaaataaaaatgaaacgAAGTAATTTAGAATTAGCATATTTAAACGAGTAGCAAACAAGTAAAGAAAAGGCCGTAAAAAATCCgttgaagaagagaaaataggGGTGACCTTTTTTCTTGGAGTTTCTTCGGTTGTTGATGGCGGTGATAGCGAGGCTAACAGCGAGAGTGAGAAGAGCGGCAGCTCCGGTGAGTGATACGATGTTACTTCCTTTCCTCGGTTTGCTGCTCATTTTCTTCTCACTGTTTCCTTCGCTTTCCATTTTGcctcttgatttttcttctttgctgtTTGATTATGTCTTCTATGGAGCCAACCAGAGGACAATTTTGAGGAGTTTAGATTGGGAGGGAAATTTCCGTCATTCGGAGCGGAAAAAcgttaaatttcatttaatttgatGAATGAGAACAAAGTGgatttttgacttttcttgAAATGGAAAAGGAAGCCGGGCAGTGAGGGGACATTTTTGCTtcaagttttgaaaaagagCTGAAAAAATGGACGCCAGTTTTGGTTGAGCCGTAGCGCTATCGTTTTCGATCGTTACATTTCAGGGAAAAGGCCGGCCCCTAAAGGAAAATCATGGCCCTACTCTGATTTGGCTTCCCGTCTGATTTCTGGAATTGCACGGGGTTTAAAACACTAATGGCCCTATAGGATACCAATCTGGACCTTGAAACTTTGGGCCCCAAGCCCGACGGACGTTGATGAGTACTTTTAAAGTCATTAGGTGATCTTACTCTCCAAAGTCTTTACGTAACATGTTAGTACCATAACC containing:
- the LOC18609680 gene encoding probable thimet oligopeptidase — encoded protein: MESEGNSEKKMSSKPRKGSNIVSLTGAAALLTLAVSLAITAINNRRNSKKKDLPGCNVRVNLSASEILKLADRIIAKSKEVHDAVASVPLDKVTYKNVILPLAELEAQQFPLVQSCVVPKLVSPFDKLRKASAEAEKKIDAQVSSCSKREDVYRVAKAFAAKGEWMGPEAKRYVQCLIRDFERNGLNLTATKTEEVQRLRAQIDELSLQYVQNLNDDTTSLLFHENELAGLSTEFLKTLEKMENGMFKVTLKSHHVAVVMELCKVGRTRRTVAMAYGKRCAKVNLSVLEDLVQVRHKFARLLGYSNYADYALNLRMAKTSSKVLEFLEDISSSLSDLANKELAVLKELKKQEEGELPFGVEDLLYYVKKVEQQEFDMDLGALKQYFPVNLVLSGIFKIFQDLFGLRFEEIADADVWNGDVRVFSVFDLRSGELFGYFYLDVFTREGKYGQTCVVALQNGSVAFSGARQIPVALLISQLQKDSSGIPGLLRFSEVVSLFHEFGHVVQHLCNRASFARFSGLRVDPDFVEIPAQVLENWCYESFSLKLISGFHQDITKPIKDEICKSLKRWRYSFSALKLKQEVLYCLFDQIIHSAENVDIVELFKHLHPKVMLGLPMLEGTNPASCFPRCAIGYEAACYSRIWSEVFAADIFTSKFRDGLLNQYAGMQFRDKVLAPGGAKDPVEILSDFLGREPSVQTFIDNKIEYSL